One window from the genome of Bdellovibrio sp. NC01 encodes:
- a CDS encoding YdcF family protein encodes MLIVKKLLRSRTFWLVLIIAGIVVYRFVNEYQRVQSEPMISWTKSQTADCAVVLTGGAGRVREGFDLLANQNVKKLVISGVYANARLREIMPVWPYYGNLNENDVVLDRRSETTYGNAQQSLPIVEALKCRDILLVTSRIHMYRSYRTFRSSFPENIYIQKHPVIASRYEPSSWETGFEALKSLFYSLWAY; translated from the coding sequence TTGCTCATCGTTAAGAAGCTTCTTCGTTCGCGCACTTTTTGGCTGGTGCTGATCATCGCCGGTATTGTCGTTTATAGATTTGTAAACGAATACCAGCGAGTGCAAAGCGAGCCAATGATCTCTTGGACAAAATCACAGACGGCAGATTGCGCTGTGGTTTTGACTGGGGGAGCGGGAAGGGTGCGCGAAGGTTTTGATTTGCTTGCGAATCAAAATGTAAAGAAGCTTGTGATCTCGGGCGTGTATGCAAATGCACGTCTGCGCGAGATCATGCCCGTGTGGCCATACTATGGAAACTTGAACGAGAATGATGTCGTTCTTGATCGCCGTTCTGAAACAACTTACGGGAACGCTCAGCAGAGTTTACCGATTGTCGAAGCCTTGAAATGTCGTGACATCTTGTTAGTCACTTCGCGCATTCACATGTACCGTTCATATCGCACGTTTAGGTCCTCGTTCCCGGAAAATATCTACATTCAAAAACACCCTGTGATTGCCTCGCGCTATGAGCCGTCATCATGGGAGACGGGCTTTGAAGCCTTAAAGTCCCTGTTTTATTCGCTTTGGGCTTATTAA
- a CDS encoding RidA family protein, which translates to MKKVIHTDNAPKAVGPYSQAVAMGDFLFCSGQISIDPKTNEVFTGDIKTQTEMVMKNVEAVLTANNMKFSNIIKTTIFITNMADFATVNEVYAKSFSEAPPARSTVAVAGLPKGVNVEIEVIAHR; encoded by the coding sequence ATGAAAAAAGTGATTCACACAGACAATGCTCCTAAAGCAGTTGGTCCATACTCTCAAGCGGTTGCTATGGGCGATTTCTTGTTCTGCTCTGGTCAAATTTCAATCGATCCAAAAACGAATGAAGTTTTCACTGGCGACATCAAAACGCAAACTGAAATGGTGATGAAAAATGTTGAAGCGGTTTTGACTGCGAACAACATGAAATTTTCAAACATCATCAAAACAACTATCTTCATCACGAACATGGCAGACTTTGCCACTGTGAACGAAGTTTACGCGAAGTCATTTTCTGAAGCTCCGCCAGCTCGTTCAACTGTTGCTGTTGCAGGCCTTCCAAAAGGCGTGAACGTGGAGATCGAAGTCATTGCTCATCGTTAA
- a CDS encoding ABC transporter permease: MDSLLTQIDSLGRFITKNVEYTLRVLLMVYLSLRATVLDQAQGLRQIFGVISAQIYFTGWQALPLVTVLALGTGGVLILQSLTNLTLLGGTAMIGNFLIVMVLREAGPLLVALVVIARSGTAVASELGNMRANREIEALESMGINPLSFIVFPRVLGGVVSVLCLAFYFNFMALIGGFAITRLIQDMPFAFYSDSLMRAFTKEDVFIFLLKNSFSGMIIFVVSCYQGLSVKKSPHEVPQVTTQAVVNSIIFVVIFNLMVTALFYLNQLRNLGVV, from the coding sequence ATGGACTCTTTGCTGACGCAAATTGATTCCTTAGGCAGATTTATTACCAAAAACGTGGAGTACACATTGCGTGTCCTCTTGATGGTATACCTTTCTCTTCGTGCGACTGTTCTGGATCAGGCGCAAGGCCTTCGCCAAATCTTCGGAGTTATTTCAGCGCAAATTTATTTCACCGGCTGGCAAGCGCTTCCGCTTGTGACCGTGTTAGCGTTGGGTACGGGCGGAGTTTTGATTTTACAATCACTGACAAATTTAACTCTGCTAGGCGGAACTGCGATGATCGGGAACTTTCTGATCGTGATGGTTTTGCGTGAGGCAGGTCCATTACTTGTTGCCCTTGTCGTGATCGCACGCTCGGGGACTGCTGTTGCTTCGGAACTTGGTAACATGCGTGCGAATCGTGAAATCGAAGCCCTTGAAAGTATGGGTATTAATCCGCTGAGTTTCATCGTGTTCCCACGTGTGTTGGGCGGTGTTGTCAGCGTTTTGTGTCTGGCATTTTATTTTAACTTTATGGCGTTAATCGGTGGATTTGCGATTACTCGTCTTATTCAGGATATGCCGTTTGCGTTTTATTCTGATTCATTGATGCGCGCCTTTACGAAGGAAGACGTGTTTATTTTCCTTCTTAAAAACAGCTTCAGCGGAATGATTATATTTGTGGTGTCATGTTATCAAGGCTTGTCTGTGAAAAAGAGCCCGCATGAGGTTCCTCAGGTTACAACTCAAGCGGTTGTAAACAGTATTATCTTCGTCGTGATTTTCAATTTAATGGTTACAGCTTTGTTTTATCTCAATCAACTTCGCAATTTGGGGGTGGTCTAA
- a CDS encoding cell division ATP-binding protein FtsE produces MKIESLKFEGVSFTHEGQEPIIHNVEFDFPMNEILWVKAEEGAGKSSLLQILGGLQIPQSGQYLINGENVVDMSFEEFLPYRLQIGYSFDYGGLINNRTLYDNLMLPLLYHKAVSQKEAKERVDEMIRIFDIGKFANERPAHVPGRVRKLTCLMRSLVMRPQVLLLDDPSVGLGQDSVYTFVDYVHQLRKEGCLNHVFISSYDEKFMNLMNYQIIHLDEGQLYFQAVDPEKRVVHL; encoded by the coding sequence ATGAAAATCGAAAGTCTTAAGTTTGAAGGCGTATCATTTACGCACGAAGGGCAAGAGCCAATCATTCACAACGTGGAATTCGATTTCCCAATGAACGAAATTCTTTGGGTTAAAGCTGAAGAAGGTGCTGGCAAAAGCTCTTTGCTGCAAATTTTAGGTGGCTTGCAAATCCCTCAATCAGGCCAATATTTGATTAACGGTGAAAACGTTGTCGATATGTCGTTTGAAGAGTTTTTGCCATACCGTTTGCAAATCGGCTATTCATTCGATTACGGCGGTTTGATTAATAATCGTACTTTGTATGACAACTTGATGTTGCCACTTCTTTATCACAAAGCTGTTTCGCAAAAAGAAGCGAAAGAGCGTGTTGATGAGATGATCCGTATTTTTGATATCGGTAAATTCGCCAATGAACGTCCTGCCCATGTGCCAGGTCGTGTTCGTAAGTTGACGTGCTTGATGCGCTCGCTTGTTATGAGACCGCAAGTTTTGTTGCTTGATGATCCAAGTGTCGGTCTTGGTCAAGATAGCGTTTACACATTCGTAGATTACGTTCATCAGTTACGTAAAGAAGGTTGTTTGAATCACGTATTCATCAGTTCATACGATGAAAAATTCATGAACTTGATGAATTACCAGATCATTCACCTTGATGAAGGCCAATTGTACTTCCAAGCTGTCGATCCAGAGAAAAGAGTTGTTCACCTATGA
- a CDS encoding chalcone isomerase family protein has product MKHFTTVMLGLVFSINSYAALLTNEGSKGKLEGVSLSSTSSATVEGEAVKLSQIGAGLRSKKVAFMNFKVYVGELFVSSPEKFKKSESEALASLKEQKAVAVQLHFLRSVGGEDVQKSFKEALKVNGVNLDDSSVKQFLDSVTKGGEAKEGKTLTILGSKLKDGSEEVIYETTSGNVSSIKGPAGFVQQIFSIWLGKPADDGVGNLKASILK; this is encoded by the coding sequence ATGAAACACTTTACAACTGTGATGCTGGGCCTAGTCTTCTCTATCAATTCTTATGCGGCTCTTCTGACAAATGAAGGCAGCAAAGGCAAATTAGAAGGAGTTTCGTTGTCCTCAACAAGTTCCGCAACTGTCGAAGGCGAAGCGGTAAAGCTGTCTCAAATTGGAGCGGGCTTGCGCTCTAAAAAAGTCGCTTTCATGAACTTCAAAGTTTACGTGGGCGAACTTTTTGTTTCATCTCCTGAAAAGTTCAAAAAGTCTGAAAGCGAAGCTTTGGCTTCATTGAAAGAACAAAAAGCCGTGGCGGTTCAACTTCACTTCTTGCGCTCTGTCGGTGGCGAAGACGTCCAAAAATCTTTTAAAGAGGCCTTAAAAGTAAATGGCGTAAATCTTGACGACTCAAGCGTAAAACAATTCTTGGATAGCGTGACTAAAGGTGGCGAAGCGAAAGAAGGTAAGACTTTAACTATTCTTGGCTCAAAATTGAAAGACGGTTCTGAAGAAGTGATTTACGAAACAACTTCTGGCAACGTCTCTTCAATCAAAGGACCAGCGGGCTTTGTTCAACAGATCTTCTCTATCTGGTTAGGTAAACCAGCTGATGACGGCGTTGGTAATCTTAAGGCATCGATCTTAAAATAA
- a CDS encoding HD domain-containing phosphohydrolase, whose product MGSSTRDQLDKRPTPIFRQRLEFLLLTQREDVLSRAKVVISEYYLTFKQFPSLENAGTGRELNNAQIVLIAQEEKESIKDFSGRVEVLLQRFPRSWILTVLHESSLRENLAGTQNDRVIPLSPSEFFNTLKFEYICLQKARSQFFEMAPTDLFPMTELPFTVSVRLPMNQKFLGVAYKGLVLSETKYQRLKAVDSIFFQIQDGPSYYRYINTYFDASGAALKKKARALFLSVCSLWLEMNEYLLFDFKSNSEVKVRECYTRLLEQATALIDLMATEESLWDVFRESVQNDLFVQFRSPWIATYAALMCKKSGQGDPLVAFISGLFADVGLFDISDGTAAKYLQKGDKDLNENESKELSKHPVLSLNRCLIKKLPLNEAVKSVLVTVHERHDEKGYPNQVPADKLSLEAQAIRFAGLIDLGVRTTMAETGVGFRFMKEKLWEKEQSAPGSFSLEFLNSIAESLI is encoded by the coding sequence ATGGGGTCATCGACGCGCGACCAATTGGATAAGCGCCCAACACCAATATTCAGGCAACGTTTGGAGTTTTTGCTGTTAACACAGCGAGAGGACGTGCTTTCTCGCGCGAAAGTCGTGATCTCTGAGTACTATTTGACCTTCAAACAGTTCCCAAGTCTTGAAAATGCGGGGACTGGCCGCGAACTAAATAACGCGCAGATCGTTTTGATTGCTCAAGAAGAAAAGGAATCAATTAAAGACTTTTCTGGTCGCGTGGAAGTTTTGCTGCAACGTTTTCCGCGTTCGTGGATTCTAACGGTTTTGCATGAATCGTCTTTACGTGAAAACTTAGCGGGCACGCAGAATGATCGCGTGATCCCATTGTCGCCGTCGGAATTTTTCAACACTTTAAAGTTTGAATATATTTGTTTGCAGAAAGCGCGGTCACAATTTTTTGAGATGGCTCCGACAGATTTATTCCCAATGACCGAATTACCATTCACGGTGTCCGTGCGCTTGCCGATGAATCAAAAATTTTTAGGCGTTGCTTATAAAGGCCTGGTGCTGTCAGAAACCAAGTATCAACGCCTTAAGGCTGTCGATAGCATCTTTTTTCAAATTCAAGACGGTCCTTCGTATTATCGCTATATCAATACATACTTTGATGCTTCAGGGGCGGCTTTGAAAAAGAAGGCACGCGCTTTGTTTTTGAGTGTGTGCAGTCTGTGGCTTGAGATGAATGAATACTTGTTGTTTGATTTTAAATCGAATAGCGAAGTGAAAGTTCGCGAGTGCTATACGCGTCTGTTGGAGCAAGCAACCGCATTGATTGATTTAATGGCCACAGAAGAAAGTCTTTGGGATGTCTTCCGTGAATCCGTGCAGAATGATTTGTTTGTGCAATTCAGATCTCCGTGGATTGCGACTTACGCAGCCTTGATGTGCAAAAAAAGTGGACAAGGTGATCCGTTGGTTGCGTTTATTTCGGGATTATTTGCCGATGTCGGTTTGTTTGATATTTCTGATGGCACGGCTGCAAAGTACCTGCAAAAGGGCGATAAAGACCTGAATGAAAATGAAAGCAAAGAGCTTTCAAAGCATCCGGTACTTTCGTTGAATCGTTGTCTTATCAAAAAACTTCCTTTGAATGAAGCAGTGAAGTCTGTGTTAGTCACAGTTCATGAGCGTCATGACGAGAAGGGTTATCCCAACCAAGTTCCTGCGGATAAGTTGTCATTAGAAGCCCAAGCGATTCGCTTTGCTGGATTGATCGATCTGGGTGTGCGCACAACGATGGCAGAAACCGGAGTGGGTTTCCGCTTTATGAAAGAGAAACTGTGGGAGAAGGAGCAATCGGCTCCGGGCAGTTTCAGTCTTGAATTTTTGAACTCGATTGCCGAGAGTCTGATCTAA
- a CDS encoding organic solvent tolerance protein — translation MLKKAACALALITCASVGHAKELTNRLGVGVKSHETLDLPELAIVYNPTNEIAITGGLGIDTKKDESKFAANVGVRRIVFKEDNMNFYMGGTFGLVNWETAGDKESGIELDAVFGGEFFLPGLDSLGFTFEGGAGVLSTDNVRFRTIADSPLRAGIIFYF, via the coding sequence ATGCTTAAGAAAGCAGCATGTGCTTTGGCGTTGATTACTTGCGCAAGCGTAGGTCACGCAAAAGAACTTACAAATCGTTTGGGTGTTGGTGTTAAAAGTCACGAAACTTTGGATCTTCCAGAGTTGGCTATCGTTTACAATCCAACAAATGAAATTGCTATCACAGGCGGTTTGGGTATCGATACTAAGAAAGACGAATCTAAATTCGCAGCGAACGTGGGCGTTCGTCGTATCGTGTTTAAAGAAGACAATATGAACTTCTACATGGGCGGTACGTTCGGTCTTGTGAACTGGGAAACAGCCGGCGATAAAGAATCAGGTATTGAACTTGATGCTGTCTTCGGTGGTGAGTTCTTCTTGCCTGGTTTGGATTCATTGGGTTTTACATTTGAAGGCGGTGCGGGCGTTCTTTCAACAGACAATGTTCGTTTCAGAACAATCGCTGACAGCCCACTTCGTGCGGGAATTATTTTCTACTTCTAA